Genomic window (Candidatus Eisenbacteria bacterium):
GGACGCCGAAGCGTTCATGACCGAAGCCACGAAGGATCACGAGGTCGTCACCGCGCGTTTCAACGCGGCACTCGAGCAACTGAAGCAGCAGCCGGGTGTCGACCCCCAGCGCATCGCGGCGATCGGCTACTGCTTCGGCGGCGCGATCGTGCTCGGCATGGCGCGCTCGGGCGCCGACCTGGACGCGGTGGCCAGCTTCCACGGGGCGCTCGCGACCGAACACCCGGCCGAGCCCGGTAAGGTGAAGGCGCGCCTGCTGGTCATGACCGGCGACTCCGATCCATTCGTGCCCGAGTCACAGGTCGTCGCATTCGAGAGCGTGATGAAGGCAGCGGGCGCACGCTACGAAGTGATCCGCTATCCGGGCGCCAAACATGGGTTCACGAATCCGGAGGCGGCCAAATACGGCATGGACGCGCTCCAGTACGACCGGGCCGCTGACCAGAAGTCGTGGGCGGCGATGCTCAAGATGTTCAAGAC
Coding sequences:
- a CDS encoding dienelactone hydrolase family protein; protein product: MGRSLAVRIHRLFATAIVLVACAAPAHAALKTRTIEYQQGETTLQGYLAWDDGAKSKRPGVLVVHEWWGHNEHARHQAERLAKAGYVAFALDMYGKGKVTEHPKDAEAFMTEATKDHEVVTARFNAALEQLKQQPGVDPQRIAAIGYCFGGAIVLGMARSGADLDAVASFHGALATEHPAEPGKVKARLLVMTGDSDPFVPESQVVAFESVMKAAGARYEVIRYPGAKHGFTNPEAAKYGMDALQYDRAADQKSWAAMLKMFKTVLK